The bacterium sequence CATGAAGCTGTTGAGTCCATTCTCGATATGAGGTGAGTTCAACTGCTCAATTAATTGATCGCGATACCTAAATACTTGTCGGATTCTAGCTCTCACTTCAGGGAGCATCGGTTCCATTATTAAGTCATAACGCTGGGCACGAGTTTTACGTTCTCTGAGAGATCGTTCATAGAAAGCGCTGCGAAGCTGTTTGGGGCTATTTAAAATATGCGCAAATACACCCGCTTCCCCTGCAACCAATAGTAGAACGCCTATGAATATATTCTCCGTTAACCCAAGGGTTATAAGAGCTATCGTGAAAGCGATCCATGTCAGGGGATGCTTAAGCATCCATCGTAAGATGGCGATTAAAGTGTACATATTAATAATAAATCCTCATCGACTCTAAAGCTAGATGAGTTTCAACCTAATAGAATGCAATAGGAAGGGCGCAAATAATAGCGCCCTTCAAATAGCTCTTCATCCAATCGAGAAGTAATGAGCCGGACTTCTTTATTCCTGTTTCGGCTCTTGGGGGCCTAAACGGATTTCGAGTTCCTTCAGTTCCTTATCGACAGGATTCTCCGCTGTTGGTAAAGCTTGGCCAGCTACGACCGTTTGCTCTTCAGTTAGAACAGATGGAGCCGGAGCCATTCCCAGTCGTTGCTCCATTTTCTCCAACTCAACGTCAGCTTCAGTGCTAGCAGAAGCAGTTTGTAACGCTGCAATCTTGCCGTCTATGCTTTCGGAATACATTTCGGTTCGAGCAGACGCTTCGGATTGAGCGTGTTGAATCTTTTCTTCCGCTAAGCCCCAGCTTTGCATCGTTTGATCAAACTCCATCCCGCCAAGCGCTTTCTGAATGGCGTTCTGTATCTGAGCTTGTTTCCACTTAGCTTTGAGCGCAAGCGCTTGGGCTGTTCGTTGACGAATGACTTCATCCTCACGCTGAATAGCAATTTTAACCTGATCAACAGTTTGTTGTGCTGATGTCAGCGAAGTTTGCAAGCCGGTTAAAGCTTGTTGATGAG is a genomic window containing:
- a CDS encoding PspA/IM30 family protein, whose product is MFRRMWRYIMALFNRKMDQWEDPEILLDQARRDMAEAHSKNRERAIQAITQKNNLQAMVEKEQSECNRLEKLAETALKQGNRDLARQLLQEKMSHQQALTGLQTSLTSAQQTVDQVKIAIQREDEVIRQRTAQALALKAKWKQAQIQNAIQKALGGMEFDQTMQSWGLAEEKIQHAQSEASARTEMYSESIDGKIAALQTASASTEADVELEKMEQRLGMAPAPSVLTEEQTVVAGQALPTAENPVDKELKELEIRLGPQEPKQE